TCATTGATTCCGGCAGAATTACTTTTTTACTTGAATTGAAAAAGAATTTTTAAAGTGTTTTCTGTTCCTTTCTTGTCCTCGTCAAGAAAGCCCGCCTGACCATTATCGAGCAGGCCCGCCGTTTCGGTAAGCCTGCCCGCAGTTTATACATCATTCAATCTTTAGCCTTTAAGAAAAATAAACCTACAGAAGTTAAATACCTGGCAAACGATGAACAGACACAAAATAATTCTTGTACAAACAGGGGAAATTTAATTTTCCATTTCTTCTTCAAGCTGATTTAAAAGGCCGCTAATACGCTGGCATTCTCCCTTTTTTTCCTCATTCCGGTACAACCGGAAACGTCCATCATGCCAATCAACTTTCCAACACAATCCGGACATATCAGCTTTTGTTTCACAGGCATATCCCTTTCGCTCCAATGCCCTTTTCAACCATTGCATTTCGACAGAATCTGTTTTTTCCAAAACAACCCGGCGACCGGTTTCTTGTTTTTGCCGAACTTTTACAAAACGTCCTTTGGATTTATCAAACACCAAAGCCGTCCGTTTTAAATAATGCTCCACCTGGCCATCTAAAACAAGATCTTCCGGAATTCCGGTCAACAGCGGTTTTTCGCGGTGCAAAAGCCAAAGACAGTCGGTATACTGCAAAGCGGTTTCCATATCATGAGTCGTCAGCAAGACTGCTTTTTTTTCTTCGTGCGCCAACGCAAGCAACAGTTCCATAATTTCGATCCGGCCGGGAGAATCGATAAAAGCCACCGGCTCATCCAGCAACAAAAAAGGCGTATCCTGTACCAGCGCACGGGCAATTAATACCTTTTGTTTCTCCCCATCGCTCAGTTCATGAAACAGTTTTTCCTTAAACTGCACAATTCCTAACTTCTCCATGGCCCGCGTAATCTGCATCCGGTCCGATGGCGACAGTTTTCCCCAAAAAGATAAATACGGAAATCTTCCGGTCCGTATCACATCAAAAACAGTAAGATAAGGCTCAGAAAAACGGTCAGTCAGCACCACAGCAATCAAACGGGACAATTTTTTAAAATCACGGAAATCCACCGGAGTTTCGTTGATCAGAATTTCTCCCGACAACGGTTTTTGAAATCCGGCCAATGTACGTAACAACGTGGACTTACCGGCTCCATTGGCTCCCAGGATGCCAATGAGCTGCCCGCTTTTTAATTGTGCATTCATCTCCTGTTGCAGGATGAGCGGTTTTCTGCTGGCAGGCGAATACCCCGTAGTCAGATGGCTGATTTGTAATCTGTTTTCCATCTAGTCCGTTTTTAAATGCCTGTTTTTCATAATTACCGCAATAATGACCGGAGCTCCCACCAACGAAGTAACCGCATTGATGGGCAATGAAACATCATATCCGGGGAGCTTGGCCACCAGGTTACAAAACAAGGCTAACACAGCTCCTGATAAAACCGTAGCCGGAAGCAACACTTCATGACGCGATGTTTTAAAAAGACTCCGTGCAAGATGAGGCACCGCCAGCCCCAAAAAAGCAATCGGACCGGTAAAAGCCGTTCCCGCTGCAATAAATAATCCGGTGAGCAATATCAATCGCTTTTGAATACGGACAGGGTGAAAACCAATACTTTGCGCATAGCGTTCTCCCAACAGCAATGCATTGAGCGGTTGAACATAAAAAAGTAAAATCACCATTCCGGCAAAAGCCATCTCCAATAACCGGAACGATTGGATTACCGTAGTTTTCGAAAAGCTTCCCAATCCCCACAACACATAGGCATGTAAATCTTCCGAACCACTAAAAAACTGCAACACACTCACCACAGCCGAAACCACATAACCTAACATGATTCCGATAATCAACACGGTAACCACATTTGAAACACGCGACGAGACAAACAGGATCAGGGCCAAAACACCCAATGCACCTAAAAAAGCCGCAACGACTATTCCAAAGTCACTGGCAGCAGCCGGAAGTTGCCACCCGAAAACACTTCCGGATAACAATACCAATGCCACTCCCAAACTGGCTCCTGAGCTGATTCCCAAAACCGATGGTCCGGCCAAAGGATTCCTGAAAAGCGTCTGCAGAACCAGCCCGGACATACTCAATAAAATTCCGGTAGCCACTGCCGTAACCGCTTGCGGAAGACGATAGTCATGAACAATAACCCAAGCCGTATTTCCGGATGATGACAGTCCAAACAAAGCCCGCAGCACCTGTTTCCAGGGAAGCATCACCGATCCCATCCCCAGATTGGCTACAAAAAGTAAAGCCAGTAACACCACCAGCCCCACAAACCACACTTTATTTCGACTATTGTGTTGCATTTGTTTTCGACAATAAAAATAAACCTTTTTAAAAGAATCCTGTCTTACTGAAAACAAAAAAAAAGGCTGTCCCCCTCCATCGGACAGCCTTGTTCTTGTGCCCGCTAAAATTCCCGGACACGAAAAAAATTAAAATAAATTCAAAATCAATGTTTATGCCTGCTCTTTCACCACTTTGCTTACCAGCTCAGCAGCTTCCTGCAGTTTAATGGCCGAAAGTACTTTCAAGCCCGATTTGTCAATCAGCTCTTTACCTTCTTCGGCATTGGTACCCTGCAAACGTACAATAATCGGCACTTTAATATCGCCGATGCTGTGATAAGCATCCACAATACCCTGAGCCACACGGTCGCAACGTACAATACCGCCGAAAATGTTTACCAAGATCGCTTTTACGCTCGGGTCTTTCAAAATAATACGGAAAGCCGCTTCCACCCGTTTGGCATCGGCTGTACCGCCCACATCGAGGAAGTTGGCCGGTTCACCGCCCGACATTTTAATCATATCCATGGTAGCCATGGCCAGTCCGGCGCCGTTCACCATACAGCCCACATTTCCGTCCAGTTTCACAAAGTTCAGGTCATATTTTCCGGCTTCCACTTCCGTCGGATCTTCTTCCTGAATATCACGCATGTCGGCAATATCTTTATGACGGAACAAAGCGTTGTTGTCCACCACTACTTTCGAGTCAGCAGCAAAAATCTTTCCGTCGGCAGCTTTAATCACCGGGTTAATTTCAAACAGGCTGGCATCAATACTTTCGTAAGCCTTGTACAAAGCCGATACAAATTTTACCATCTCTTTAAAAGCCACACCACTCAGGCCAAGATTAAAAGCAATCCGGCGTGCCTGAAAGCCCTGCAAACCTACTTTCGGATCAATAATTTCGTGATAAATTTCATCCGGCGTCTCTTCAGCCACCTGCTCAATGTTCATTCCGCCGCGGGGCGAGTACATCACCATGTTACGACCCTGGTCGCGGTTCAGCAAAATACTCATGTAATATTCTTCCACCTTTTCCGGACCGGGATAGTAAATATTTTGTTCGATCAGCACCCGTCTCACCAGTTTTCCCTCTTTTTTGGTCTGAGGAGTTACCAGGCGCATTCCGATAATCTGATCGGCATATTTTTTAACTTCGTCAAGACTTTTGGCAATTTTCACTCCGCCGCCTTTTCCGCGGCCACCGGCGTGTACCTGTGCTTTTACCGCCCACTTGTCCGAGCCGGTTAATTTCTGAATCTCTTTGGCAGCCTTCACCGCCTCTTCGGGTGAGTTGGCCACAATGCCTGTGGGAACCGATACCCCGTAACCTTTTAAAATGGATTTCCCTTGATATTCGTGTAAGTTCATACGATTTAACTTTTATAGATTCATGAATGAAGTCCCAAAAGTAGGATTTTTATGTTTTCGTTATTAAAAAACAGCCCACAAATATCCGGCATAACCAAATATTTAGAACCATTTTGAAAAAGAATTGGCTTTTCCCGATACAATTTTTCAGGGCGGGCCTGCCCGAACAATCCTATTGGGCGGGTTTCCCCGAATTTTTTACAAGGGCGGGCAAACGCACAGGCTTTCACGGGCTGGTTGCTCATAGTCCTCGTTCCGGTGCCGCAGCGGCTAAACGCCGGCGGGGGCTTTGCTTGTCGCCCCGCCTCCGCAAGCCTTTCGTCGGCACCGGCCCTGCGGGCTATCCGCACCATCCCTGCCGCAGACAGAAATCTTAAAGGCAAGCACCAAAAAACAAAAAAGCAAATGACAAAAAAATCCCAAAAGCCAACTTCTTTTGTCCTTCTGAGCATAGCGAAGAATCTATTTTAACACTGCCCGTCTTTTGAGATCCTTCACTTCGCTTCGCTCCGTTCAGGATGGCAGTAAAATAGTAATAAAACATTGAAAATCAATCACTCATCGTTCTGCATTTATCATTCATTCTTCCCAATCACCAGTGACCAATGACCAAAATTTGAAATCCCAAAAAGCAATACGCAAAAAAAAAATCACAAACGTTCAAACGCAAAACGCAGGACCCTAAACCACTTAAAATCAACTAATCGCCAATGACTAATGACCAGGTTTAAAATCGCAAAAAAATCACAAATTTCAAAAATCAACCGGTTCATCACTATCACTCTACATTCATCGTTCATCCATCTCCCCATCTCCCCATCGCACATCGAAAATTCTCCATCCTCCCATCCCCACATCATCCACCCAAACATCCTCCCATCCTACATCAAAAAACCGTAGCTTTGCCCCTGAATTTACAATGTTAACAAACATCCCATGGAATTAAACCTGAAACGCCCCCTTGCCTTTTTCGATATCGAAAGCACCGGACTCAATGTATCCAAAGACCGCATCATTGAGCTTTGCATTATCAAAGTCAACCCCAACGGCACCACCGAAACCAAAACCTGGCTGCTCAATCCCGATTATCCCATTTCGGAAGAAGCCCAAAAAGTTCACGGCATTTCAGCCGAAGATGTCAAAGACAAACCTACGTTCAAACAGGTAGCGAAAGATATTCACCGTTTTCTTGCCAACTGCGACCTTGCCGGCTACAACTCCAACCGGTTCGATATTCCCATGCTGGTGGAAGAGTTTTTGCGCGCCGGCGTGGACTTCGAAGTGGAAAACCGCCGTTTCATTGACGTACAAAACATTTTTATGAAAATGGAACCCCGCACCCTGAAAGCCGCCTACCGCTTTTACCTGCAAAAGGAACTCGAAAACGCCCATTCGGCCACCGCCGACGTACAGGCTACTTACGAAATTCTGAAAGCCCAGCTCGACCGTTACGCCGACACAACTTACACCGACAAAGAAGGAGAAACCGATACCCCGGTAAAAAACGATGTGGATGCCCTCGCCCGGTTCTCAACCCACCACCGCAATGCTGATATGATGGGACAAATCATCTACAACGAAAAAGGCGAAGAAGTTTTTAATTTTGGCAAACACAAAGGCAAAACCGTGGAAGAAGTCTTCCGCAAAGAACCGTCATACTACGACTGGATGCAAAAAGCCGACTTCCCGCTCTATACCAAAAAACTGCTCACCAAAATCAAACTGCGCATGCTCGGAAAATAATTTTATACAAATTCGTCTGCGTTTACAGCGGATGAATAAAGTTGCAACAGATGAGTAAACAACGAAAAAAGGAAATAAGAAACAATAAAATTATAATCCCATGAAAATCATTTGTATCGGACGTAATTACCGCGAACATGCCAAAGAACTGAACAATCCCGTGCCGGAAAAACCGGTCTTTTTTATGAAACCCGACACGGCACTGTTGCAAAAAAACAACCCGTTTTTTTACCCTGATTTTTCAAACGAAGTACATTACGAAACCGAAATCGTACTAAAAATCAACCGCAACGGCAAGCATATCGAAGAACGTTTCGCCCATAAATATTTTGACGAAATCGGCATCGGCATCGACTTCACCGCCCGCGACCTACAAGCCGAACAAAAGAAAAAAGGCCTTCCGTGGGAAATCGCCAAAGCTTTCGACGGCGCAGCGCCCGTCGGGAAATTTGTAAGCACCAGTCGTTATCCCGACATCCACAACCTGCATTTTTCGCTGAAAATCAACGGCGAACTGCGGCAATCAGGTACCACTACCGACATGATGTTCAGCTTCGAAAAAATCATTGCTTACGTGTCGCAGTTCATTTCGCTGAAAATGGGCGATTTGATTTTCACCGGAACCCCTTCAGGCGTCGGCCCAACGAAAATCGGCGATCATTTTGAAGCTTTTATCGAAGACGAAAAGCTGCTGGAGTTTAATGTGAAATAAAGTACTGTTCTATTTTAGATTATATTCTTGTAATATTTCCAACAGGCGCCCATTATTAATTTTTATTTTAGCCTTTTTAGTACTAAAGAACAGCAAGTAATAATCATGAAAAAAAGGACAGATTCTGGTATCCCAGTGGGAGGACGAATAGTTCTCATTATTTTTACTTACATTTTAATAACTGGGATAGCCCAGTATATTGGCGCCATAGTTGCCGGAATTCCTTCTCCGACAAAAAAAATAATTGAGAACCTGTCACTCCGGCAAATTCTCATTTTACAGCTGTTTACTTTTTTCTCAACCATTTTGGTGGTATTTTTTTTCAGAAAATATGTTGACGGAAAATCTATCATGTCCATTGGGCTTTCACTCAGAAACAGAGCCAGCGATCTACTTTCCGGTTTTTTTATTGCATTATTTATTATGGGAGGTGGATTCCTTATCCTGTATTTTGGAAAATATATTCAGATCTTAAATGTTCAATTACACTTTTCAAAGATTCTTTTAAATTTTTTCATCCTCTTTCTTGCTGCATTTGAAGAAGAAATTTTTATACGGGGCTACATTCTGAACAACTTAATGGACTTGACAAACAAATATATTGCGTTGATCATAAGTTCCATAATTTTTTCACTCTTTCATATCCTGAATTTTGATATTTCATGGTTCTCCCTAATAAACCTGTTTCTTGCCGGAATTTTATTTGGTATTATCTACCTGTTTACCAAAAACCTTTGGCTTCCGATAAGCCTGCACCTGTTTTGGAACTTTTTTCAGGGACCCGTATTCGGATTTTCTGTAAGCGGTCAGAAATTCCCACCTGTCTTTACTATCAATGAACTGGGAAGCTCTTTTATCAACGGAGGTAAATTTGGTTTTGAAGGTTCCGTATTATGTACTATTGCTCTGATTCTTACCATATTATTGGCTTTTCTGTTTTATAAAAACAGATTCAAAATCAATATCCCGATACGGCAATAACAACCATGGTTACTTTTCTCTTCCTCTTTATTCTTCATTTCCCTGTCCCAGCAAAGCCGCCCCCAATGCTCCGCTGTACTGTGAAAAGGGTGTGGTTTCAATTTTGGTATCCAGTATCTTTTCCAGCGCATCCACCAGTCCCACATTCAGCGCCACGCCACCGCTCATAGCCACCGGCGGAACCATTCCCAGCCGTTTCACCATGGAAGCGATCCGCCGGGCAATGGACAAATGAATGCCCGAGGTGATGTCTTCGCGGTTTTCGCCTTTGGCTACCAGCGAAATGATTTCCGACTCGGCAAAAACCGTACACACGCTGCTGATTTTCGACGGGTTTTTCGACTGCAACGACAACAATCCGAACTCGTGAATTTCCGTTTCCATGGCACGGGCCATCACATCCAAAAAACGGCCGGTACCCGCAGCACACTTATCATTCATCACAAAATTGGCCACATTACCGTTTTTGTCCAGCACAATGACCTTGCTGTCCTGTCCGCCAATGTCAATAATGGTACGGATATGCGGCATCTGGTAATGAATACCTTTGCCATGACAGATAATTTCCGTAACCGCCCGGTCGGCAAAGTCGATGCTGTTACGACCGTAACCCGTGGAAACGATTTTACCGATATCTTCGCGTTTTATCCCGGCTTTCTGCAGCAACTCTTCCAGCAGTTTCTCCCCTGCCTTTTTTGAATTGTATCCTACTGGTATCAGGTGTTTTTCAACAATTTTACTACCGTCGTATAAAACGGCTTTGGCGGTTAACGAACCGATATCTATTCCCAATGAAATCACTTCTGTTTCTCCTTTTTTCGTTGTTTAATCACTTCCATAAATGCATCAATGCGGGCTTCAGCCTGACTTTCCGAAAACTTCCGTTCGTCGGTCATGTCAGCTTCAATCATCAAAACCGGGATATCCTCTTCCTGTAACAGGTTTTGAATATCGTACTGGCCAAAAGAATAAGGCTTGCAACTACGGTTAGAGTGCATTACCAATCCGTCCACATCGTACTGCCGGATAAACTTTTTGATGGTATCGGCCATCTGGTCCACGCCCACATTCAAATGAATCCGTGTGTAAGCCTCGCCCATGCTGCTCAAAAAATCATCTTCGTTCACGTAATCAATCACACCGCACCACGCCTGGGTATATGTGTCGGCTACCAGCGCCGCCTGATGTGAGGCAAATTTTTCGGACAGCCAGCGCATGCGGTACCAAATGGGCAAATTGTCCCACAGCAACCGGTATTTTTCGTTGTCCACTGCACCGATGTTCTGCCGGTTACGTTCTTCCAGTTCTTCCAGCAATTGCCGGTAATATTTCACCACCACCTTTTTCCCGCGCAGCGTAACAATCAGCGCCAAATGAAAAAAAGCATCGAAAGCCGTCATGGGACTGGGCTTATGTTCCGCCGTCTCCAGCACCTTCTTCCAGAGTTTCATAGCCTCAAGCGAAAGCTTACCCACTTTTTTCATCTTTTTGTAATTGAACTTTTTACCCGTGTGTTTTTCCAAAAACCGGATGTATTCCTTGGTTTGTTCGTTTACATATTCACGGGCTTCGTCGGTAAACTCAGTATGCACAAACGGCGTATCGTAAATAAAAAGCGGCACATTAAATTTGCGCGCCTGAATTTCGTACCACTTAAGCACCGTCCCGCAAATGTTATTACTGCAAATAAGCATGTCGGGAGCCGGTAATCCGCCTATGGGACTCTCTTTGGTAATGGATGACGTGATATCGTTTTTGGTATATGAACACACATCGGACGAATAGCCGAGGCCTTCGGCAAACTCCGACATTTTCCCGCCCATTTTGGAAGCCCCGATCATGGCGCCGTGGTTTTCGGGATATATCGGGATAATGTTCATGGCAATGAGTGGTTCTACCGGTCCGCCGCTGGTAATCCAGGCAATTTTCTTCCCGAGAAAACGGGCATATTTGGCTTCGATGTAATACCACTTCATGATATTTTTCATCCGCTTCGTCGCTTTCAGTCGTCCTGCCATGTTATATATTTTATATCAAATTTTTATTTTACACACTTTAAAAAACACTACATCAAAATCTCACATCCTACATCTAACATCTCACATCCTACATCCCTACAGTATTTCGAGCATGGTATCAATTCTTGTCCGCATCTGTTCGTCCACTTCGTTGTGACGATCCATCTCTACCAGCAAAAACGGAATTTCCATTTTTTCCAGTTCGGTTTTGATATCGGGATAATCAAATGAAAAAGGTTCACAGAATTTCAGCAACATGAACAAAATACCGTCAATATGGTGTTGTTTTATCAGCATCTTCAGGTTTTCCATCTGAAATTTTACGCCGAGATGCTTGGCCGGGCAGACATATCTTTCGGTAAACCGGCCGGCAATAGCCTGCACCGGTTCTGTATCTTCATCGGCCAGGCCTTCGAAATACCGTGAGCCGCTGCATAAGTCATCCCAAACCACTACTGCTCCTTTATTTTCAATCATTTCGTAAATATCCGGATGGCTGCAAACACTACCGGAGATCAGAATACGCTTGATCTTTTTTTCAGTAAACGATGTTTCAAGAACATCGATAAGTTCTGCCAGTCTGTTTGCCGCTTCCTGTTTATCCATTACCATACAGGCTTTTACCACTGCCGAAAGGTCGCTGCCGGAGAGGATTCCGGGTTTTTCGGATTGTAATTCGTACAAACGCTTCAACCGGCTGCGCATCCGGTTCATTAAAATGATGCTTTCTTTTAGTGCAGTTTCAGAAATCACTACGTCGAGTGTCTTTTCCAAATCTTTCCGAAACCTTTCGAGCACTTTTACAAAATAAGATTGGGCCAGCGGGGTATCTAGTTTTACCGGCAACAACACATCAAAATGCAGCGACGGGATATTCAGCCGCCAGATGTCCGACAGCCGCTGGATAGAATCGCAGGCATGCGGAAACACCACGCCATCCAGAAAGTCAAGCTTTCCCGAAAGACCGTCTTCGAGCATGCCGCGCACCATGGAACATCCATACGCCTGGATATGCGCATCGGCGCCCGACAGGCTCTCCGACTCACCAAAAATGCGAAAAGGATGCGCCCCGGCAGCTATGATAAACTCTTCGGGCGTAAAAGCACAGGTGGAACCGATCATTTTCTTACCGGTTTCCGTCTTCTGTTTTCGTAAATAATCGTAAGGATTTTCAGCTATCTCCCTGAACAGGTTAATGACCTTTTTGTTTTGCATATTCAATTTCTTCCAGTTTTCTAAAATCCACTTTTCCTATCTTGGTCAAAGGTAATTTTTCCATAAATTCGATTTCGCGCGGACAGCTCCATTTTATCAACCGTTTTCGCACAAAGGCGATGATCTCTTCTTCTTTTTCCCTGCCGGCCACTTCCGGATGATGCAACTCCACAAAAGCTTTGATACGGGTCATCTGATGCGCATCTTCCACGCCGATAACACAGGCAAATTTCACATCTTCGTGCTGACAAATCACATTTTCCACTTCCGAAGGATAGACATTCATTCCCGAAGATTTAATCATGCGTTTCAGGCGTTGTTTGAAATAGAAAAAGCCATCGGCATCACGGTAACCCAAATCGCCGGTATGCAACCATATTTCCCCGTCGTCATGTACTTTCAGTGTAGCAGCCGTTTCTTCCGGATTGTTCAGATAGCCTTTCATCACCGCCGGCCCGTGGATGACGATCTCTCCGATTTCGCCGTGAGGCATTTCCTGATAGCTCTCCGGATCCACAATTTTCACATCCATATCGGGGAACGGCAGTCCGATGGAACCTTCGCGGTACTCGTGTGCCGGCAGCGCCATGATAGCCGTCACCGCTTCGGTAAGTCCATAACCTTCAAGCAGCACCGATTTTCCGCCGTTTTTCCGAACAGTTTCGTCAAAGGCTTCTTTCAGGTTACGCGGCAACGTATCGGCACCGGAAAAAGACATTTTCAAGAAACTCAAATCGGAATTACGGAACGATTTCTCATCCAGCAGGGCTTTAAACAGCGTGGGTACACCAATGAGAAAAGTCGGCTTTTTCTTCTTAATCAACCGGGCTACATCTTTCACAGTAAATTTAGGAATCAGTACCGTTTTGGCGCCGGCCAACAAAGCGGCATTTACGCACACACTCAGCCCGAAGCCGTGAAAAATGGGCAAAATAGCCAGTATGGTATCCGATTCATCCAGTTTTCCCCAGGCAGCCACCATCATTCCTTCCGACACAATGTTTTTGTTGGTAAGCATGACGCCTTTGGGAACACCGGTTGTACCTCCACTGAACAAAATGACGGCAAGCGCATCACTCTCCATGTTCGCTGTAGACACAGGCTTTTCGCAGGCTGCTGCTGTTTTTTCCAACCACAGTGTCCATGTTTTATCTGTTTTCACCCTTTTCGGAAGAGTTATCAGACGATAAGCCAGTTTTTTAACCGGTGGCATATAATCGGAGATGTGCGTAACAAAAAGTTTTTCCAGTGGAACTTCATTTTTGATATGGGCTATTTTTTCATAAAAGATATCCAGTGTAAGCGCAAAACGGGATTGGCTCAGCGTGAGGTAATGTTTTAATTCTTCCTCTGTGGAAAGCGGATGGATAAAGGCAGCCACACCGCCCAGTTTATTCACGGCATAAAATGCCAGGATTCCCTGTGGTGACGTAGGCATAATAATGCTCATGGTATCGCCCCTGCGAA
The sequence above is drawn from the Candidatus Sulfidibacterium hydrothermale genome and encodes:
- a CDS encoding ABC transporter ATP-binding protein, with amino-acid sequence MENRLQISHLTTGYSPASRKPLILQQEMNAQLKSGQLIGILGANGAGKSTLLRTLAGFQKPLSGEILINETPVDFRDFKKLSRLIAVVLTDRFSEPYLTVFDVIRTGRFPYLSFWGKLSPSDRMQITRAMEKLGIVQFKEKLFHELSDGEKQKVLIARALVQDTPFLLLDEPVAFIDSPGRIEIMELLLALAHEEKKAVLLTTHDMETALQYTDCLWLLHREKPLLTGIPEDLVLDGQVEHYLKRTALVFDKSKGRFVKVRQKQETGRRVVLEKTDSVEMQWLKRALERKGYACETKADMSGLCWKVDWHDGRFRLYRNEEKKGECQRISGLLNQLEEEMEN
- a CDS encoding FecCD family ABC transporter permease; translated protein: MQHNSRNKVWFVGLVVLLALLFVANLGMGSVMLPWKQVLRALFGLSSSGNTAWVIVHDYRLPQAVTAVATGILLSMSGLVLQTLFRNPLAGPSVLGISSGASLGVALVLLSGSVFGWQLPAAASDFGIVVAAFLGALGVLALILFVSSRVSNVVTVLIIGIMLGYVVSAVVSVLQFFSGSEDLHAYVLWGLGSFSKTTVIQSFRLLEMAFAGMVILLFYVQPLNALLLGERYAQSIGFHPVRIQKRLILLTGLFIAAGTAFTGPIAFLGLAVPHLARSLFKTSRHEVLLPATVLSGAVLALFCNLVAKLPGYDVSLPINAVTSLVGAPVIIAVIMKNRHLKTD
- the sucC gene encoding ADP-forming succinate--CoA ligase subunit beta, coding for MNLHEYQGKSILKGYGVSVPTGIVANSPEEAVKAAKEIQKLTGSDKWAVKAQVHAGGRGKGGGVKIAKSLDEVKKYADQIIGMRLVTPQTKKEGKLVRRVLIEQNIYYPGPEKVEEYYMSILLNRDQGRNMVMYSPRGGMNIEQVAEETPDEIYHEIIDPKVGLQGFQARRIAFNLGLSGVAFKEMVKFVSALYKAYESIDASLFEINPVIKAADGKIFAADSKVVVDNNALFRHKDIADMRDIQEEDPTEVEAGKYDLNFVKLDGNVGCMVNGAGLAMATMDMIKMSGGEPANFLDVGGTADAKRVEAAFRIILKDPSVKAILVNIFGGIVRCDRVAQGIVDAYHSIGDIKVPIIVRLQGTNAEEGKELIDKSGLKVLSAIKLQEAAELVSKVVKEQA
- a CDS encoding 3'-5' exonuclease — its product is MELNLKRPLAFFDIESTGLNVSKDRIIELCIIKVNPNGTTETKTWLLNPDYPISEEAQKVHGISAEDVKDKPTFKQVAKDIHRFLANCDLAGYNSNRFDIPMLVEEFLRAGVDFEVENRRFIDVQNIFMKMEPRTLKAAYRFYLQKELENAHSATADVQATYEILKAQLDRYADTTYTDKEGETDTPVKNDVDALARFSTHHRNADMMGQIIYNEKGEEVFNFGKHKGKTVEEVFRKEPSYYDWMQKADFPLYTKKLLTKIKLRMLGK
- a CDS encoding fumarylacetoacetate hydrolase family protein; the encoded protein is MKIICIGRNYREHAKELNNPVPEKPVFFMKPDTALLQKNNPFFYPDFSNEVHYETEIVLKINRNGKHIEERFAHKYFDEIGIGIDFTARDLQAEQKKKGLPWEIAKAFDGAAPVGKFVSTSRYPDIHNLHFSLKINGELRQSGTTTDMMFSFEKIIAYVSQFISLKMGDLIFTGTPSGVGPTKIGDHFEAFIEDEKLLEFNVK
- a CDS encoding CPBP family intramembrane glutamic endopeptidase, with the protein product MGGGFLILYFGKYIQILNVQLHFSKILLNFFILFLAAFEEEIFIRGYILNNLMDLTNKYIALIISSIIFSLFHILNFDISWFSLINLFLAGILFGIIYLFTKNLWLPISLHLFWNFFQGPVFGFSVSGQKFPPVFTINELGSSFINGGKFGFEGSVLCTIALILTILLAFLFYKNRFKINIPIRQ
- a CDS encoding acyl-CoA dehydratase activase → MISLGIDIGSLTAKAVLYDGSKIVEKHLIPVGYNSKKAGEKLLEELLQKAGIKREDIGKIVSTGYGRNSIDFADRAVTEIICHGKGIHYQMPHIRTIIDIGGQDSKVIVLDKNGNVANFVMNDKCAAGTGRFLDVMARAMETEIHEFGLLSLQSKNPSKISSVCTVFAESEIISLVAKGENREDITSGIHLSIARRIASMVKRLGMVPPVAMSGGVALNVGLVDALEKILDTKIETTPFSQYSGALGAALLGQGNEE
- a CDS encoding 2-hydroxyacyl-CoA dehydratase subunit D; its protein translation is MAGRLKATKRMKNIMKWYYIEAKYARFLGKKIAWITSGGPVEPLIAMNIIPIYPENHGAMIGASKMGGKMSEFAEGLGYSSDVCSYTKNDITSSITKESPIGGLPAPDMLICSNNICGTVLKWYEIQARKFNVPLFIYDTPFVHTEFTDEAREYVNEQTKEYIRFLEKHTGKKFNYKKMKKVGKLSLEAMKLWKKVLETAEHKPSPMTAFDAFFHLALIVTLRGKKVVVKYYRQLLEELEERNRQNIGAVDNEKYRLLWDNLPIWYRMRWLSEKFASHQAALVADTYTQAWCGVIDYVNEDDFLSSMGEAYTRIHLNVGVDQMADTIKKFIRQYDVDGLVMHSNRSCKPYSFGQYDIQNLLQEEDIPVLMIEADMTDERKFSESQAEARIDAFMEVIKQRKKEKQK
- a CDS encoding 2-hydroxyacyl-CoA dehydratase subunit D, which gives rise to MQNKKVINLFREIAENPYDYLRKQKTETGKKMIGSTCAFTPEEFIIAAGAHPFRIFGESESLSGADAHIQAYGCSMVRGMLEDGLSGKLDFLDGVVFPHACDSIQRLSDIWRLNIPSLHFDVLLPVKLDTPLAQSYFVKVLERFRKDLEKTLDVVISETALKESIILMNRMRSRLKRLYELQSEKPGILSGSDLSAVVKACMVMDKQEAANRLAELIDVLETSFTEKKIKRILISGSVCSHPDIYEMIENKGAVVVWDDLCSGSRYFEGLADEDTEPVQAIAGRFTERYVCPAKHLGVKFQMENLKMLIKQHHIDGILFMLLKFCEPFSFDYPDIKTELEKMEIPFLLVEMDRHNEVDEQMRTRIDTMLEIL
- a CDS encoding AMP-binding protein, with translation MEKKDWFGFYGDVPHSLHYPEGSLYQLLKKSIDEHPHAVAYDFLDKTATYTELGKQIDALACQFHKAGFRRGDTMSIIMPTSPQGILAFYAVNKLGGVAAFIHPLSTEEELKHYLTLSQSRFALTLDIFYEKIAHIKNEVPLEKLFVTHISDYMPPVKKLAYRLITLPKRVKTDKTWTLWLEKTAAACEKPVSTANMESDALAVILFSGGTTGVPKGVMLTNKNIVSEGMMVAAWGKLDESDTILAILPIFHGFGLSVCVNAALLAGAKTVLIPKFTVKDVARLIKKKKPTFLIGVPTLFKALLDEKSFRNSDLSFLKMSFSGADTLPRNLKEAFDETVRKNGGKSVLLEGYGLTEAVTAIMALPAHEYREGSIGLPFPDMDVKIVDPESYQEMPHGEIGEIVIHGPAVMKGYLNNPEETAATLKVHDDGEIWLHTGDLGYRDADGFFYFKQRLKRMIKSSGMNVYPSEVENVICQHEDVKFACVIGVEDAHQMTRIKAFVELHHPEVAGREKEEEIIAFVRKRLIKWSCPREIEFMEKLPLTKIGKVDFRKLEEIEYAKQKGH